The Neobacillus sp. PS3-34 genome has a window encoding:
- the deoC gene encoding deoxyribose-phosphate aldolase, protein MVQNVAGMIDHTLLKANAKKSEIVTLAEEAKKHSFASVCVNPAWVKTAAEILADAPEVKVCTVIGFPLGASTPETKAFETTNAIENGATEVDMVINIGALKEGDNELVERDIRAVVEAAKGKALTKVIIESCLLTDEEKVRACELSVKAGADYVKTSTGFSTGGATVEDIRLMRKTVGPEIGVKASGGVRSREDAMAMIEAGATRIGASSGIAIINGETSTSSY, encoded by the coding sequence ATGGTTCAAAATGTTGCAGGAATGATCGATCACACTTTATTGAAAGCAAATGCAAAGAAAAGCGAAATCGTTACACTTGCCGAGGAAGCAAAAAAGCATTCATTTGCATCTGTTTGTGTAAATCCAGCATGGGTTAAGACTGCTGCTGAAATTCTTGCTGACGCACCTGAAGTAAAGGTATGTACAGTTATTGGTTTTCCATTAGGAGCTTCAACACCTGAGACAAAAGCATTTGAAACAACGAATGCGATTGAAAACGGCGCAACTGAAGTCGATATGGTCATCAATATTGGAGCTCTAAAGGAAGGCGATAACGAACTTGTTGAAAGAGACATTCGTGCTGTTGTAGAAGCTGCAAAAGGCAAAGCGTTAACAAAAGTTATTATTGAATCATGTTTATTAACAGATGAGGAAAAAGTACGTGCATGTGAATTGTCAGTAAAAGCAGGGGCAGACTATGTAAAAACATCAACAGGTTTTTCAACGGGCGGTGCAACTGTTGAGGATATCCGTTTAATGCGTAAAACTGTTGGCCCTGAAATCGGTGTAAAAGCATCTGGCGGAGTTAGAAGCCGTGAAGACGCGATGGCTATGATTGAAGCAGGGGCGACACGGATTGGGGCAAGCTCAGGCATTGCCATCATTAATGGTGAAACATCAACTAGTTCCTACTAA
- a CDS encoding sugar-binding transcriptional regulator has protein sequence MERDKLSKVIEAAKLYYLLDYNQNEIAKILGVSRRTVSRFLQMAKSEGIVRINIMDPTEDVENLSSQLEKKFGLKKAIVASIPQYEDHIIKNYLGEKAAAYLHTVVKDSDIIGVTWGTTLYHVAIELKQKFVKDVKVVQLKGGVSHAETNTYASEILYLFGKAYHTTPNHLPLPAIVDHAVVKQAMEADRHIRRILELGKEANIALFTIGPVKKDSLLFQLGYFTDEDLKSLYPHAVGDICSRFFDKDGNVCNESLNERTLGINLEDLKRKEQSILIAGGPHKIEGIYGALKGKLANVLVTDQFTANFCSIKKTHRMPSLKAKT, from the coding sequence ATGGAACGGGATAAGCTCAGCAAAGTCATAGAAGCAGCCAAGCTATATTATTTATTAGACTACAACCAGAATGAAATTGCCAAAATTTTAGGCGTGTCCCGGCGAACGGTGTCCCGTTTTTTGCAAATGGCTAAGAGCGAAGGGATTGTTCGAATCAATATAATGGACCCTACAGAAGACGTAGAGAATCTCTCATCACAGCTTGAAAAGAAATTCGGATTAAAAAAAGCAATCGTCGCATCCATTCCTCAATATGAAGATCATATCATAAAGAATTACCTAGGTGAAAAGGCGGCAGCATACCTTCATACAGTTGTAAAAGATAGTGACATAATTGGTGTGACATGGGGTACCACACTCTATCATGTTGCCATCGAACTGAAGCAAAAGTTTGTTAAAGATGTAAAGGTAGTTCAGCTTAAAGGTGGAGTCAGCCACGCCGAAACGAATACGTATGCTTCTGAAATTTTATATTTGTTTGGAAAGGCCTATCATACGACACCGAATCATCTGCCGCTTCCGGCAATTGTGGATCACGCGGTAGTCAAGCAGGCGATGGAAGCAGACCGCCATATACGCAGGATTCTTGAATTAGGTAAAGAGGCGAATATCGCCCTATTTACAATCGGTCCCGTTAAAAAAGATTCGCTATTATTCCAGCTTGGTTATTTTACTGATGAGGACTTAAAATCCCTCTATCCTCATGCAGTAGGCGACATTTGTTCCAGATTTTTTGATAAAGACGGAAATGTTTGCAATGAGAGCTTAAACGAAAGAACGCTCGGAATTAATCTGGAGGATTTGAAAAGAAAAGAACAATCCATTCTTATAGCGGGGGGACCTCATAAGATAGAAGGAATTTATGGAGCATTAAAAGGGAAATTGGCGAATGTTTTGGTTACCGATCAGTTCACGGCCAATTTTTGCTCGATAAAGAAAACTCACCGAATGCCGAGTCTTAAGGCGAAGACATAG
- a CDS encoding cupin domain-containing protein: protein MEKQTVRTFQEYSEERFTKRVIFKKGESTAFVLNFLPGQQLPPHKHPGTEVYLYVLCGTGTISIDNTETAVSDSDLIHCSGEEQLAFSNNGSEPVSLYVVLNKLPGEEYAKNI from the coding sequence ATGGAAAAGCAAACTGTAAGGACTTTTCAGGAGTATAGTGAGGAAAGATTTACGAAAAGGGTTATTTTTAAAAAAGGGGAAAGTACTGCATTTGTATTGAATTTTTTACCGGGACAGCAGCTTCCGCCTCATAAGCACCCTGGCACAGAGGTGTACCTATATGTTTTATGTGGAACCGGAACTATTTCTATCGACAATACGGAAACAGCAGTCTCAGATTCAGACTTAATTCATTGCAGTGGGGAAGAACAGCTTGCGTTTTCAAACAATGGGAGTGAGCCGGTAAGCCTTTATGTTGTACTAAACAAGTTGCCAGGTGAAGAATACGCGAAAAATATCTAA
- a CDS encoding 2-oxoacid:acceptor oxidoreductase family protein, with product MLEELIIAGFGGQGVMSMGQLIAYAGMIEGKNVSWLPSYGPEQRGGTANCAVVVSDTAVGSPLVSSPSCAIVLNNPSFDKFEPKVRPSGILIINSSLVDRKSMREDITIIDVRATDLANELGNSRIANMILMGAYLEYSQILSEESVVESLKKVLSEDKHHLVDINKQALRKGATLVASL from the coding sequence GTGCTAGAGGAATTAATTATCGCTGGTTTTGGCGGGCAAGGTGTTATGTCAATGGGCCAGTTAATTGCCTATGCTGGAATGATTGAGGGGAAAAATGTTTCCTGGCTGCCATCATATGGACCGGAGCAAAGGGGCGGGACAGCTAACTGCGCAGTTGTGGTAAGCGATACTGCGGTAGGGTCGCCGCTTGTATCGAGTCCATCATGTGCAATCGTATTGAATAATCCATCATTTGATAAATTTGAACCTAAGGTTAGGCCGAGTGGAATATTAATTATTAATTCTTCTCTAGTGGACAGGAAATCCATGAGGGAGGATATAACAATCATTGATGTGAGAGCTACCGATTTAGCGAATGAGCTTGGGAATTCGCGCATTGCGAATATGATTTTAATGGGAGCATATCTTGAGTACAGCCAAATCCTGTCGGAGGAATCCGTAGTTGAGTCGTTAAAGAAAGTGCTGTCAGAGGATAAGCATCATTTGGTCGATATTAACAAGCAGGCGTTGCGCAAAGGTGCAACGCTTGTGGCCAGCCTTTAA
- a CDS encoding thiamine pyrophosphate-dependent enzyme has translation MSMKTVFDRTIGLTEKPTHYCPGCTHGIVHRMVGEVLEEMNILEDTVGVASVGCSVLSYEYFNCDMTQAAHRSAPAVATGIKRVLPDRFVFTYQGDGDLASIGISEIIHAAARGEKITVIFVNNAIYGMTGGQMAPTTLIGQKTATTPAGRDGSLQGSPIRVSELLATLEGAAYIERVSTHDVPHLLKAKKAIRKAFETQKKGLGLSLVEVLSTCPTNWGLDPHESLDWVRDEMVPVYPLGVYKNAEGGN, from the coding sequence ATGAGCATGAAGACGGTATTCGACCGAACCATAGGGCTGACTGAAAAACCAACCCATTATTGTCCTGGATGTACCCATGGCATTGTCCACAGGATGGTGGGTGAAGTGCTGGAGGAAATGAATATCCTGGAAGATACAGTGGGCGTAGCGTCTGTCGGATGCTCCGTACTTTCATATGAGTACTTTAACTGTGATATGACCCAGGCGGCACATCGCAGCGCTCCGGCAGTAGCAACAGGAATCAAACGGGTCCTTCCAGACCGTTTTGTTTTTACCTATCAGGGAGATGGAGATTTAGCTTCGATTGGGATAAGCGAAATAATCCATGCAGCGGCCCGCGGTGAGAAGATAACGGTGATCTTTGTTAATAATGCCATATATGGAATGACAGGGGGACAGATGGCTCCCACCACATTAATTGGCCAGAAAACAGCTACTACCCCTGCGGGAAGGGATGGCAGTTTACAAGGGTCACCGATCAGGGTTTCTGAATTGCTTGCTACCCTGGAAGGGGCAGCGTATATCGAAAGAGTATCGACACATGATGTACCGCATCTTTTAAAGGCAAAAAAGGCGATTCGAAAAGCCTTTGAAACGCAAAAAAAAGGATTAGGCCTATCACTCGTAGAAGTGTTGTCTACCTGTCCGACAAACTGGGGGCTTGATCCCCACGAGTCCCTCGACTGGGTGAGGGATGAAATGGTTCCTGTTTATCCTCTTGGTGTGTACAAAAATGCCGAGGGAGGGAATTAA
- a CDS encoding 3-methyl-2-oxobutanoate dehydrogenase subunit VorB: MGKVLMKGNEVIAEAAVHAGCKYFFGYPITPQSELVAYMARRLPEVGGLFLQAESEIAAINMVYGAAGTGVRVMTSSSSPGFSLKQEGISYMVGSELPAVIVNVVRGGPGLGNIQPAQSDYFQVTKGGGHGDYHIPVLAPSTLQEIVDLTRDAFDIADRYRTPVILMGDGMLGQMMEPVEFKEQKDSILPEKNWATTGTRGDGGPKIITSLELDAESLENRNQQLQKKFAKIKEAEVRYETNFTHDADYIIVAFGTVARIAMNAVNRARQEGIKIGMIRPITLSPFPQKPFDETRTRVKGYISVEMSAGQMVEDVRLAVNGDAPVDFFGRTGGVVPTQEEVFEKIMSVAGGIEV, translated from the coding sequence ATGGGGAAAGTTCTCATGAAAGGCAATGAAGTAATTGCTGAGGCGGCTGTCCATGCCGGCTGTAAGTATTTTTTTGGATACCCGATCACCCCGCAAAGTGAATTGGTTGCTTATATGGCAAGGAGACTTCCAGAGGTTGGCGGGCTATTCCTGCAGGCGGAGAGTGAAATTGCTGCTATTAATATGGTTTACGGAGCTGCTGGTACGGGAGTCCGGGTCATGACTTCCTCCTCCAGTCCTGGCTTTAGTTTAAAGCAGGAGGGCATTTCCTATATGGTTGGTTCTGAACTGCCGGCAGTCATTGTGAACGTGGTTCGTGGCGGTCCAGGATTGGGGAATATTCAGCCTGCCCAGTCTGACTATTTTCAGGTTACAAAAGGCGGCGGACATGGCGACTACCATATTCCTGTTTTAGCTCCATCAACACTGCAGGAAATTGTGGATTTAACAAGGGATGCATTTGATATAGCAGACCGCTATCGCACGCCTGTCATCTTAATGGGAGACGGAATGCTCGGCCAGATGATGGAACCGGTAGAATTTAAAGAACAAAAGGATTCGATTTTACCTGAAAAGAACTGGGCTACAACCGGCACGCGTGGCGATGGAGGCCCGAAAATCATCACTTCCCTTGAACTTGATGCTGAAAGCCTTGAAAATCGCAATCAGCAACTACAGAAAAAATTCGCGAAGATAAAAGAGGCTGAGGTTCGTTATGAAACGAATTTTACGCATGATGCCGATTATATCATCGTTGCATTTGGAACAGTGGCCCGAATTGCGATGAATGCCGTCAATAGGGCAAGGCAAGAAGGAATCAAAATAGGAATGATCAGGCCGATAACACTTTCGCCTTTTCCACAAAAACCGTTTGATGAGACCAGAACGCGGGTGAAAGGCTATATATCAGTTGAAATGAGTGCGGGGCAAATGGTCGAGGATGTCAGGCTGGCGGTCAACGGCGATGCACCGGTTGATTTTTTCGGACGGACAGGTGGCGTGGTGCCAACCCAGGAGGAAGTTTTTGAAAAGATTATGTCTGTTGCCGGGGGGATTGAGGTATGA
- a CDS encoding 4Fe-4S dicluster domain-containing protein, whose product MMEKRVVFREDLCKSCSLCVNVCPTNVIYLADYLNGKGYRPARVEAQEECISCAKCGQVCPDQVITVLRPEKKKQTM is encoded by the coding sequence ATGATGGAGAAAAGAGTTGTTTTCAGAGAAGATTTGTGCAAATCGTGCAGCCTTTGCGTAAACGTTTGTCCAACAAATGTTATTTATCTGGCAGACTATTTAAATGGCAAGGGGTATCGTCCCGCTAGGGTTGAGGCGCAGGAAGAGTGCATCAGCTGCGCAAAATGTGGCCAGGTTTGCCCCGATCAGGTGATAACTGTTTTACGCCCTGAAAAGAAAAAACAAACGATGTAA
- a CDS encoding methyl-accepting chemotaxis protein has product MKMTVAKKLLGGFLSVLLLLGAVGIISFLEIGSVNTTYSNLMGDRVSKVLLVENLQKYQLKESNAIRGYLITGNTSHIDDYHSFAKKFDLALNKLADASTNKTSKSMIHELGILHIRNKKVADKEIEFKQQDDPRYLDIVNTTGNTLGAEFSSKIEDFTKYQETQLHKGINDTSNKANAVKLVVVIISLAALAVGSVVAFLISRSISKPVIKASKAIEEIAEGNLAIEEVMVKNKDEIGLLVLALNKMKSNMRMVIHQVMESSSHVASSSAQLAASADQSSLAAQQIAENTQLHAAGTEQQLARFQEVSSSVGEMAGSIQQIASGSETMLKASEQASNLTSRGAVSVNNVVNQINLINESVGRASVYIHSLEERSMDISKIVTIITGIADQTNLLALNAAIEAARAGEMGKGFAVVADEVRKLAEESKKSADQITQMIGLIQQETKQAVLAMEDGNVQVSEGLRETTEASSAFNLIASSINEVSEKVEAVSSSVQQLAASSDQIMEAVMLVKEISEQNAAAGQESSAATEEQLATMEEVSSSAESLSKLAEELQTVVSRFKL; this is encoded by the coding sequence ATGAAAATGACTGTGGCAAAAAAATTACTAGGGGGATTTTTGTCTGTCCTTTTGCTTTTGGGAGCAGTTGGTATAATTTCATTTTTAGAAATTGGATCTGTAAACACTACCTACTCTAATTTAATGGGTGACAGAGTATCTAAGGTCCTGCTTGTGGAGAATCTTCAAAAATATCAATTGAAGGAATCCAACGCGATCAGAGGATATCTCATTACAGGGAATACCTCCCATATTGATGACTATCATTCTTTTGCAAAGAAGTTCGATCTTGCTCTTAATAAGCTTGCTGATGCATCTACGAACAAGACGTCTAAAAGTATGATTCATGAGCTGGGAATTCTTCATATTAGAAATAAGAAAGTGGCAGATAAGGAGATAGAATTTAAGCAACAAGATGATCCCCGGTACCTTGATATCGTAAATACAACCGGAAACACATTAGGTGCTGAATTCAGCAGTAAAATTGAAGACTTCACCAAATATCAGGAAACACAATTACATAAAGGAATCAACGATACTTCAAACAAAGCAAATGCAGTAAAGCTGGTGGTTGTCATCATCAGTCTAGCAGCACTGGCTGTCGGATCAGTTGTTGCCTTCCTTATCAGCAGATCTATTTCAAAACCAGTCATTAAGGCTTCTAAAGCAATCGAAGAAATTGCAGAAGGAAATTTAGCGATTGAAGAAGTGATGGTGAAAAATAAGGACGAAATCGGATTACTTGTACTGGCTTTGAACAAAATGAAAAGCAATATGCGTATGGTTATACACCAGGTAATGGAATCATCCTCACATGTAGCGTCTAGCAGTGCACAATTGGCAGCGAGTGCAGATCAAAGTTCCCTTGCAGCTCAACAAATAGCTGAAAATACACAGCTTCATGCTGCAGGGACAGAGCAGCAGCTTGCACGATTTCAGGAGGTTTCTTCTTCGGTAGGAGAAATGGCTGGAAGCATCCAGCAAATTGCTTCAGGGAGTGAAACGATGCTGAAGGCATCCGAACAAGCTTCAAATCTTACAAGCCGCGGTGCTGTATCTGTTAACAATGTTGTAAATCAAATCAATCTAATTAATGAGTCTGTGGGCAGAGCTTCAGTATACATTCATTCACTTGAAGAGCGTTCCATGGATATCAGCAAAATTGTCACGATCATTACTGGAATCGCCGATCAAACTAATTTATTGGCTTTAAACGCGGCTATTGAGGCAGCAAGGGCGGGAGAAATGGGAAAAGGGTTTGCAGTTGTAGCGGATGAAGTTCGAAAACTGGCAGAAGAGTCAAAGAAGTCGGCAGACCAAATTACTCAGATGATTGGCCTGATTCAGCAGGAAACCAAGCAGGCTGTTTTAGCAATGGAAGATGGGAACGTCCAGGTTTCAGAAGGTTTAAGAGAAACAACGGAAGCAAGCAGCGCATTTAATCTTATCGCATCATCAATCAATGAAGTTTCAGAAAAAGTAGAGGCTGTTTCCTCTTCTGTTCAGCAGCTAGCTGCATCAAGTGATCAAATTATGGAAGCAGTCATGCTTGTTAAAGAAATATCCGAGCAAAATGCGGCAGCCGGACAGGAAAGCTCTGCCGCTACAGAAGAACAGCTTGCGACCATGGAGGAAGTTTCCTCATCGGCTGAATCTCTTTCGAAATTAGCAGAAGAACTGCAAACAGTCGTATCCAGATTTAAGTTATAA
- a CDS encoding bifunctional 2',3'-cyclic-nucleotide 2'-phosphodiesterase/3'-nucleotidase, with product MHPVYRAFNMLGYDVFTLGNHEFNYGLDFLNSALKGAKMPAVNSNVYSANKKTNYFKPYVILQRTVTDDKGKKHSLRIGVIGFIPPQLMEWDKEKLEGKVHARSILESAKKFVPIMKKKGSDIIVALAHTGISSEPYTAKMENAAYYLTKIEGIDAILTGHSHKVFPGPLYKDLPAANLVNGTINSKPVVMAGSYGNNLGIIDLKLQKDHGKWIVVQSKASTRPISDENGNSLVKVDEPLFKEIEPEHKATIEYVNKPIGKTSSPIYSYFSLVQDDYSVQIVNQAQSNYLQRVLKDARYSKYAGIPILSAAAPFKAGGRGTAYYTDIPAGTLAIKNITDLYLYPNTLQAVLINGAQLKEWLEMSAGQFQQIIPAKGGEQQLINPDFRSSSFDVIDGVNYQVDVTKPAKYDPSENLINAGSNRILKLTYKGKPVTPDQKFIIATNNYRASSKTYPGVSRGEIIYRSPDENKQIVADYIKENKTINPTADKNWAIAPIKGNVTTVFNSSPEAKKYALQSKNITYIGPSFGGFAKYTINLETGE from the coding sequence ATCCATCCCGTCTACCGCGCCTTCAACATGCTTGGCTATGACGTCTTTACTCTGGGAAACCATGAATTTAATTATGGTTTGGACTTTTTAAATTCAGCACTTAAGGGAGCGAAAATGCCCGCAGTCAATTCCAATGTATATAGCGCCAATAAAAAAACAAATTATTTTAAGCCCTACGTTATCCTACAGAGAACCGTTACTGATGATAAAGGAAAAAAACATTCCCTTAGGATCGGTGTAATCGGATTCATTCCCCCACAACTTATGGAGTGGGATAAAGAAAAGCTTGAAGGAAAAGTTCATGCCAGATCAATCTTGGAGTCGGCTAAAAAGTTTGTTCCTATCATGAAAAAGAAGGGTTCTGATATCATTGTAGCCCTCGCCCACACCGGGATTAGTTCAGAGCCATATACCGCTAAAATGGAAAATGCAGCTTATTATCTAACAAAAATTGAAGGTATTGATGCCATTTTAACAGGCCATTCTCATAAGGTGTTTCCTGGTCCCCTATACAAAGATTTGCCTGCCGCAAATCTTGTAAACGGCACAATAAACAGCAAGCCTGTTGTCATGGCGGGATCCTATGGCAATAACCTTGGAATTATTGATCTCAAGCTTCAAAAAGACCATGGAAAGTGGATCGTAGTACAAAGTAAAGCTTCTACACGCCCTATTAGTGATGAAAATGGAAATTCACTTGTAAAGGTGGATGAACCTCTATTTAAAGAAATAGAGCCAGAACACAAAGCAACAATAGAATATGTCAATAAGCCAATCGGTAAAACATCCTCACCCATTTATAGTTATTTTTCTCTCGTTCAGGATGACTACTCTGTCCAGATTGTTAATCAAGCGCAATCTAATTATTTACAAAGAGTGTTAAAAGACGCCCGTTATAGCAAGTATGCCGGCATTCCTATTCTTTCTGCGGCAGCACCTTTTAAAGCAGGCGGAAGAGGCACTGCCTATTACACAGACATACCAGCGGGAACTTTAGCAATAAAAAATATTACTGATTTGTACCTTTATCCCAATACGTTACAGGCAGTACTTATAAACGGAGCACAATTGAAGGAATGGCTCGAAATGAGTGCCGGACAGTTCCAGCAAATCATTCCTGCCAAGGGAGGCGAACAGCAGCTCATCAATCCTGATTTTCGCTCCTCAAGCTTCGATGTAATTGACGGGGTAAATTATCAAGTGGATGTCACAAAGCCTGCAAAATATGATCCTTCTGAAAATCTTATTAATGCCGGTTCAAACAGGATTTTAAAGTTAACCTATAAAGGGAAGCCAGTTACACCTGATCAAAAGTTTATCATAGCTACAAACAATTACAGAGCATCAAGCAAAACGTATCCTGGTGTCAGCAGAGGAGAAATCATTTATCGTTCTCCTGACGAAAACAAGCAGATCGTAGCTGATTATATCAAAGAAAACAAAACAATTAACCCTACGGCTGACAAAAACTGGGCTATTGCCCCCATCAAGGGTAATGTTACGACGGTTTTTAACTCATCACCTGAGGCAAAAAAGTATGCACTCCAATCGAAAAATATAACGTATATCGGTCCATCATTTGGAGGCTTTGCGAAATATACCATTAACCTTGAAACTGGAGAATAA
- a CDS encoding metalloregulator ArsR/SmtB family transcription factor yields MGQKAVEVFRSCIPLFQTLSDPHRQDIILLLADHEALTVNEITEQSKLSRPAISHHLKLLRDSGLIAVEQKGTQRYYSLSLDTSVNLLKKLINTVENDCL; encoded by the coding sequence ATGGGCCAAAAAGCAGTGGAAGTATTTCGTTCATGTATACCACTTTTTCAAACGCTTAGTGATCCTCACCGCCAGGATATTATTCTGCTTTTGGCAGACCATGAGGCTTTGACCGTAAATGAAATTACAGAACAATCAAAGCTGTCACGCCCGGCTATTTCCCATCATTTAAAGCTTTTGAGGGATAGCGGCTTAATTGCGGTTGAGCAGAAAGGAACACAGCGTTATTATTCTTTATCACTGGATACATCCGTTAATCTTTTAAAAAAATTGATAAATACGGTGGAAAATGATTGCCTTTAG
- a CDS encoding ArsB/NhaD family transporter, with amino-acid sequence MSNETALAIGIFLVAYAFIVTEKIHRTIISMAGGILMVFFGIIDQETALHHIDFNTLGLLTGMMIMVAITAETGLFHFIAIWSAKKVKGSPLKILITLGLITAFGSALLDNVTTVLLMVPVTFSITRQLKVNPMPYLMMEIIASNVGGTSTMIGDPPNIMLGSAVKELTFMEFIYNLSAISFLILLINLAVLTIIYRKQLKTSDQLKAALMALDEKKEIRDKKLLLKSLTALGLTILGFFLHQLLHIESASIALGGAFLLLLMAGEQHLDRALHKVEWTTIFFFVGLFVLVSGLMETGVIKQLADYSIHLTGGNVTSTSILILWVSAIASAFIDNIPFVATMIPMIKEMGSMGIHNLEPIWWSLSLGACLGGNGTLIGASANVIVAGMAAKEGYPITFTRFLLIAFPLMILSILVCTVYIYFRYLI; translated from the coding sequence GTGTCAAATGAAACAGCATTAGCAATCGGCATATTTTTAGTTGCATATGCTTTTATCGTAACAGAAAAAATCCATCGGACCATCATCTCCATGGCTGGAGGAATATTGATGGTGTTCTTTGGAATAATTGATCAGGAAACAGCCCTGCATCACATTGACTTTAATACGCTAGGGCTCCTCACAGGGATGATGATCATGGTGGCCATCACAGCTGAAACAGGCTTGTTCCATTTCATTGCCATTTGGTCAGCAAAAAAAGTAAAAGGCAGTCCGTTGAAAATATTAATTACTCTTGGACTAATCACAGCATTTGGGTCCGCTCTGCTCGATAATGTCACTACTGTATTATTGATGGTGCCTGTAACCTTCAGTATCACCAGGCAGTTAAAGGTCAATCCCATGCCCTACTTAATGATGGAAATAATCGCCTCTAATGTTGGCGGGACTTCCACAATGATTGGAGATCCACCAAATATTATGCTTGGAAGTGCAGTTAAAGAGCTGACTTTTATGGAATTCATCTACAATCTATCCGCTATTTCCTTTTTGATACTGTTGATAAATTTAGCCGTATTGACAATTATTTATCGTAAGCAGCTTAAAACATCAGACCAATTAAAGGCAGCTTTGATGGCCTTGGATGAAAAAAAGGAAATTAGGGATAAAAAACTTCTTTTGAAATCACTGACGGCCTTAGGACTAACCATATTAGGATTCTTTCTGCATCAATTGCTCCATATTGAATCTGCATCAATTGCTTTAGGCGGTGCATTTCTCCTTCTTTTGATGGCCGGGGAACAGCATTTGGATAGAGCATTGCATAAAGTGGAATGGACAACAATTTTCTTTTTTGTCGGGTTATTTGTTCTCGTCTCCGGTTTGATGGAAACAGGTGTCATCAAACAGCTGGCCGACTACTCGATTCATTTAACCGGTGGAAATGTCACTTCAACATCTATTTTAATCCTCTGGGTTAGTGCGATCGCTTCGGCATTTATCGATAATATTCCATTTGTTGCTACGATGATTCCGATGATAAAAGAGATGGGATCAATGGGCATCCATAACCTGGAACCAATCTGGTGGAGCCTTTCACTTGGTGCCTGCCTTGGCGGTAATGGTACACTAATTGGAGCAAGCGCTAATGTAATTGTGGCAGGCATGGCGGCAAAGGAAGGTTATCCGATCACGTTTACCAGGTTTTTGTTAATTGCTTTTCCTTTAATGATATTATCTATTCTCGTTTGTACCGTTTATATTTATTTCAGATATCTTATTTAA
- a CDS encoding DUF2653 family protein has product MELLLNEQDVVDSVCVYAAYRDNASPQDVDADLQFNQQYGFSASSQIQGHMQRYFNEQEVVDAVSEYLQEYHNFPAERILVELRFSQDEGIHASVKITNDY; this is encoded by the coding sequence ATGGAACTTCTTTTAAATGAACAAGACGTTGTAGACAGTGTCTGTGTCTATGCAGCATATCGCGATAACGCTTCTCCCCAGGACGTGGATGCAGACTTGCAGTTTAACCAACAATATGGATTTTCTGCTTCTTCACAGATTCAAGGGCATATGCAAAGATATTTTAACGAGCAGGAAGTTGTCGATGCAGTTTCAGAATATCTGCAGGAATATCATAACTTCCCTGCTGAAAGGATTTTGGTTGAATTACGATTTTCCCAGGATGAAGGCATCCATGCTTCTGTAAAAATAACTAATGATTATTAA
- a CDS encoding IS3 family transposase, whose amino-acid sequence MEIRQAIEEYINHYNFKRTQMKLNQRAPTEYCTRWLHSFFCCLLDRVRPKH is encoded by the coding sequence ATGGAGATACGACAAGCGATTGAAGAATATATCAATCACTACAATTTCAAACGTACTCAAATGAAACTAAACCAACGCGCACCGACTGAATATTGTACGCGTTGGCTGCATAGTTTTTTTTGTTGTCTGCTTGACAGGGTAAGACCAAAACACTGA